The Paenibacillus dendritiformis region GTGATCGACGGCAAAAAAATGGAGCCAATCGAGCGGCTTGTTATCGACATTCCTGAAGATTGCACCGGTCCGGTCATGGAGAGCTTGGGCACCCGGCGGGCCGAGATGGTCAATATGATCAACCATGGCAACGGCCAGGTCCGCCTGGAATTTCTGATTCCGGCCCGCGGACTCATCGGATACCGCACCAATTTCCTGACGCTGACCCGCGGCTACGGCATTATGAACCATGCGTTCGACCATTACGGTCCTTATGTTGGCGGCCAAGTCGGCGGACGGCATCAAGGGGTGCTGGTCTCGACCGAGACGGGCACAAGCACCATGTACGGCATGTTGTCGGTAGAGGATCGCGGCGTGCTGTTCCTTCAGCCGGGAACCGAGGTGTATGAAGGCATGATCGTAGGCGAGCATAACCGCGACAACGACATCGTCGTCAACATCTGCAAAGAGAAGGCTTTGACGAACGTCCGGTCGGCAACGAAGGATGAAACGGTCCGCATGAAGACGCCGCGCCTGTTCTCGCTGGAGCAGGCTCTGGAATATTTGAATGATGATGAATACTGCGAGATCACTCCGTCCACAGTCCGGCTCCGCAAAAAAATTCTGAACAAGAGCGAACGCGAACGGGCAGAAAAAGTGCGCAAAATGTCCGAATCCCATGTATAATGAGATTTGGACAACGTTGGAAAAGGAGTGACCCTCGATGCAAGCGTGGTTGGCATCCCATCCATATATAAGCTACGTGCTTATTTTTGCGTTCATGGTGTACATCTTCAATAAAGTGTTCCGTACGCAGCAGAAGCTGCCTTTGCTCAAAGAAATTTTGGTGTATCTGTTTATGGCGGTCGGGGCGTTCATTCTGCTTATTTTCCAGATTGACAAGCTGCCGATCGTGCAGTGTCTGTCCGTGGCTGTCATCTTAATGTTCATGGTGCGCATCCGTTACTTCGTCGAAGAGCGGCGGCGCAAAAAAGAAGCGAATAATCAAGGCTGATTCGAGTTGACCCGCTGCCGGAAGGCAGCGGGCATCTGAACAGAAGGGACGAGGGCGCATATGATGAAGCTGCCGGTTGCGCTGTTCAATTGGCTGCAGATTAAGATCGTGGCAGATGCTCGCCCCGAGGATGGGGCGGCCAAGGAGACGGTTGCTTTTTTTGAAGATATTTTGCGCGAAGATCATCGGCTGGGTTCCGTCGCCGCGGTGTGGAACGAGGCGGAAGACAGCTATGTCGTTACCTATGAGCAGGACGGGGCCACGCATTCCGAGCGGTTCGAGCGGGACGAAGCGGAACGGCTGTGGAAAGACATTGAAGCGAATCCGAAATACAACGAGTAACATGATGTGGGAGGAACTATGAATTCATCGACAC contains the following coding sequences:
- a CDS encoding YlaH-like family protein, translating into MQAWLASHPYISYVLIFAFMVYIFNKVFRTQQKLPLLKEILVYLFMAVGAFILLIFQIDKLPIVQCLSVAVILMFMVRIRYFVEERRRKKEANNQG